Proteins encoded in a region of the Candidatus Nanosynbacter sp. HMT-352 genome:
- a CDS encoding YgjP-like metallopeptidase domain-containing protein yields the protein MTIITDEEFGEIVVKKRSLAKSVSLKIAPDGRIQITMPPYAPLLAAKTLIKTSRKQIRELVSQYREKLSYTENQQIGKSHNLLIQTTAKPSSVKIVGTQILAEINEVESVESTANQQLIRSKILIALRKEAKSYLPRRLSFLAEEHGFSFARSKITHSSSRWGSCSSSGTISLNIGMMNLPFELIDYVIIHELCHTRHMNHSTKFWDEVAKFDPHYKIHRNELKKYSPYI from the coding sequence ATGACAATTATTACCGACGAAGAATTCGGAGAAATTGTCGTTAAAAAACGCAGCTTAGCAAAGAGCGTTAGCTTGAAAATTGCGCCAGACGGACGAATACAAATTACAATGCCGCCATATGCGCCGCTGTTAGCCGCAAAGACATTGATTAAAACTTCTCGAAAACAAATACGCGAATTAGTTTCTCAATACCGAGAAAAACTTTCTTACACAGAAAATCAGCAAATCGGCAAAAGTCATAATTTATTGATACAAACGACCGCGAAACCTTCGAGTGTAAAAATCGTCGGAACACAGATACTAGCAGAAATAAATGAAGTAGAATCTGTTGAATCTACCGCAAACCAACAACTTATTCGCAGTAAAATTCTGATCGCACTCAGAAAAGAAGCCAAGTCATATCTGCCGAGGCGATTATCGTTTTTAGCGGAAGAACACGGCTTTTCTTTTGCTCGGAGTAAAATCACACACTCATCAAGTCGCTGGGGAAGCTGCTCTTCATCTGGAACGATTAGCCTGAATATCGGGATGATGAACTTGCCGTTTGAGCTGATTGATTACGTAATTATCCATGAGTTGTGCCACACCAGACACATGAATCACTCGACGAAATTCTGGGATGAAGTTGCCAAATTTGACCCGCATTATAAAATCCACCGAAATGAATTGAAAAAATAT
- a CDS encoding AAA family ATPase codes for MKPLSPSSPHIIAMVGAPGSGKTQFAVEFAKIFNSPVVSSRQFEIFTDNTKTISDATLSLLEEFLKTKQTVILDGSTDQRTNRMRINRLAREHGYEVLFVWVQTDPATAKHRWIKTYGGNDESFERRLKQFSAPHSSESYIVISGRHTLSSQARTVLKQIGASRPEAPRRPIAGNRISIG; via the coding sequence ATGAAACCTTTATCACCTTCATCTCCGCACATCATCGCCATGGTTGGTGCACCAGGTTCAGGGAAGACGCAATTCGCTGTAGAGTTTGCGAAGATTTTCAATTCTCCAGTGGTAAGCTCTCGACAATTTGAAATTTTTACGGACAATACAAAAACCATTTCTGACGCAACATTGTCGCTTTTGGAAGAATTTTTGAAAACTAAGCAAACTGTTATTTTGGACGGATCAACGGATCAGCGCACGAATCGTATGCGTATCAATCGCCTTGCTAGGGAACATGGATATGAAGTCCTATTTGTTTGGGTGCAAACCGATCCAGCCACCGCCAAACATCGCTGGATAAAGACTTACGGCGGAAATGACGAATCTTTTGAACGACGATTGAAGCAGTTTTCGGCGCCACACAGCAGTGAGTCTTATATCGTGATCAGTGGTAGGCACACCTTAAGCAGTCAGGCTCGCACTGTTCTTAAGCAAATTGGTGCCAGTCGCCCAGAAGCTCCACGCCGCCCAATTGCCGGAAATCGCATTAGCATAGGTTAG